A single genomic interval of Stenotrophomonas sp. ZAC14D1_NAIMI4_1 harbors:
- a CDS encoding DUF1328 domain-containing protein, whose product MIKWAIIFAVIGLIAGVLGFGGIAGTAVGIAKFLFWAGIIIAVILFLIGRSVAKKVA is encoded by the coding sequence ATGATCAAGTGGGCCATCATTTTCGCCGTCATCGGCCTCATTGCCGGTGTGCTCGGTTTCGGCGGCATCGCCGGTACCGCAGTCGGCATCGCCAAGTTCCTGTTCTGGGCAGGCATCATCATCGCGGTGATCCTGTTCCTGATCGGCAGGAGCGTGGCCAAAAAGGTCGCCTGA
- a CDS encoding LysE family translocator, which produces MALHTWWWFLATVFVLCGTPGPNMLHILGRSVGLGFRRSVPAMAGCLLAMLLVLAASAAGLSALLRSSPMLFEVLRYLGVAYLAWLGIKAWRDSCRPVATGAGSEPLLAPVHGAWSVFRGGLLVGLSNPKLLLFAAAFLPQFVDPARAQGLQYTVLVATFAACELFWYVMYAAGGHSLRRWLAKPFAQRWFERLVGSVFLAFAVALLRFRPR; this is translated from the coding sequence ATGGCCCTGCATACCTGGTGGTGGTTCCTGGCCACGGTCTTCGTGCTGTGCGGCACGCCGGGCCCGAACATGCTGCATATCCTGGGCCGCAGCGTCGGGCTGGGTTTCCGCCGCAGCGTGCCGGCCATGGCCGGCTGCCTGTTGGCCATGCTGCTGGTGCTGGCCGCTTCGGCTGCTGGCCTGAGCGCGTTGCTGCGTTCCTCGCCGATGTTGTTCGAAGTGCTGCGTTACCTGGGCGTGGCGTATCTGGCCTGGCTGGGCATCAAGGCCTGGCGCGACAGCTGCCGTCCGGTCGCCACGGGTGCCGGAAGCGAGCCGCTGCTGGCGCCGGTGCACGGTGCGTGGTCGGTCTTCCGCGGTGGTCTGCTGGTGGGGCTGAGCAACCCGAAGCTGCTGCTGTTCGCCGCCGCATTCCTGCCGCAGTTCGTCGATCCCGCGCGTGCGCAGGGCCTGCAGTACACGGTGCTGGTGGCCACTTTCGCCGCCTGCGAACTGTTCTGGTACGTGATGTATGCCGCGGGCGGGCACAGCCTGCGCCGCTGGCTGGCCAAGCCCTTCGCGCAGCGCTGGTTCGAACGGCTGGTGGGCAGCGTGTTCCTCGCGTTCGCTGTCGCGCTGCTGCGCTTCCGCCCGCGCTGA
- a CDS encoding aspartate/glutamate racemase family protein, producing MEIRMKTLGLIGGMSWESSAQYYRLINEDVRQRLGGAHSAQLLLWSVDFARIKQLQHDGDWDALGTEMIDAARRLQAGGADLLVVCTNTMHKLAPQMEAACPLPLLHIADPTAQAILQAGLRTVGLLGTAFTMEEDFYRGRLSDRFGLEVLVPDADDRRDVHDIIYRELIAGVVSEASRQVYVDVITRLVARGAEAIILGCTEIMLLVREQDSPVPLFDTTTLHARAAVDAALA from the coding sequence ATGGAGATACGCATGAAGACCCTGGGCCTGATCGGCGGCATGAGCTGGGAAAGCTCGGCGCAGTACTACCGCCTCATCAACGAGGATGTCCGCCAGCGACTGGGGGGCGCGCATTCGGCGCAGCTGCTGCTGTGGTCGGTGGATTTCGCCCGCATCAAGCAGTTGCAGCATGACGGCGACTGGGACGCGCTGGGCACGGAAATGATCGATGCCGCACGCCGCCTGCAGGCCGGTGGCGCCGACCTGCTGGTGGTCTGCACCAACACCATGCACAAGCTGGCCCCGCAGATGGAAGCCGCCTGTCCGCTGCCGCTGCTGCATATTGCCGACCCGACCGCCCAGGCGATCCTGCAGGCGGGCCTGCGCACGGTCGGCCTGCTCGGCACCGCCTTCACCATGGAAGAGGACTTCTACCGTGGGCGGCTGAGCGATCGTTTCGGGCTGGAGGTGCTGGTGCCCGACGCTGACGACCGCCGCGACGTGCACGACATCATCTACCGCGAACTGATTGCAGGCGTGGTCAGCGAAGCTTCGCGACAGGTGTACGTGGACGTGATCACGCGGCTGGTCGCCCGTGGCGCCGAGGCGATCATCCTGGGTTGCACCGAGATCATGCTGCTGGTACGTGAGCAGGACAGCCCGGTGCCGCTGTTCGACACCACCACCCTGCATGCACGCGCCGCCGTGGATGCCGCACTGGCATAG
- a CDS encoding phosphotyrosine protein phosphatase, which produces MINLLFVCSRNQLRSPTAEAMWRRRPGFAGRSAGTSPHARHPISPADIRWADVIFVMEPKHQHRLQAAFPRLLEHTPLHCLDIPDDYRCMDPALMALLELRVAAYLPVAT; this is translated from the coding sequence ATGATCAACCTTCTGTTTGTCTGCAGCCGCAACCAGCTGCGCAGCCCGACCGCCGAAGCCATGTGGCGACGGCGGCCTGGCTTCGCCGGACGTTCGGCGGGCACCAGCCCGCATGCACGCCATCCCATCAGCCCGGCGGATATCCGCTGGGCTGATGTCATCTTCGTCATGGAGCCCAAGCACCAGCATCGTCTGCAGGCAGCCTTCCCGCGGTTGCTGGAACACACGCCGCTGCACTGCCTGGACATCCCCGACGACTACCGTTGCATGGACCCGGCGCTGATGGCACTGCTGGAGTTGCGGGTCGCGGCTTACCTGCCGGTTGCTACCTGA
- a CDS encoding MerR family transcriptional regulator: MLDPGSNRELPPIPAKRYFTIGEVSELCDVKPHVLRYWETEFPSLEPAKRRGNRRYYQRHDVLMVRQIRSLLYEQGYTIGGARLRLDGPDAREESALSNQIIKQVRMELEEVLQLLRR, from the coding sequence ATGCTGGATCCGGGCAGTAACCGCGAACTACCGCCGATCCCGGCCAAGCGCTACTTCACCATTGGTGAGGTAAGCGAGCTGTGCGACGTCAAGCCGCACGTGCTGCGCTACTGGGAAACCGAGTTTCCCAGCCTTGAGCCGGCCAAGCGCCGTGGCAACCGCCGCTACTACCAGCGCCACGACGTGCTGATGGTGCGGCAGATCCGCAGCCTGCTGTACGAGCAGGGTTACACCATCGGCGGCGCGCGCCTGCGCCTGGATGGTCCGGATGCGCGCGAGGAATCGGCGCTGAGCAACCAGATCATCAAGCAGGTACGCATGGAGCTGGAAGAAGTGCTGCAATTGCTTCGCCGGTGA
- a CDS encoding integration host factor subunit alpha has protein sequence MALTKAEMAEKLFDEVGLNKREAKEFVDAFFDVLREALEQGRQVKLSGFGNFDLRRKNQRPGRNPKTGEEIPISARTVVTFRPGQKLKERVEAYAGSGQ, from the coding sequence ATGGCATTGACCAAGGCGGAGATGGCGGAAAAGCTGTTCGACGAAGTCGGTCTGAACAAGCGGGAAGCCAAGGAATTCGTCGACGCGTTCTTCGATGTGCTGCGTGAAGCGTTGGAACAGGGACGTCAGGTGAAGCTGTCCGGCTTCGGTAATTTCGACCTGCGGCGCAAGAACCAGCGCCCGGGTCGCAACCCCAAGACCGGCGAGGAAATTCCGATTTCCGCCCGTACGGTGGTCACCTTCCGTCCGGGCCAGAAGCTCAAGGAGAGGGTGGAAGCTTATGCTGGATCCGGGCAGTAA
- the pheT gene encoding phenylalanine--tRNA ligase subunit beta: protein MKFSENWLRSHVPTSATRDELSAVLTAIGLEVEEVTALGNGLQHVVVARIVEAVRHPEADRLQVCKVDAGQGELLQIVCGAPNARPGLVAPLAMVGAQIGDLKIKPAKLRGVESNGMLCSAKELGLDTDASGLLELPDDAPVGQALVEYLGLPDASIEIKLTPNRADCFSVRGIAYDVAAATRSEVLDFAADAIAAVGSRELSIQLDAGAEAPRYLGRVIEGVNAAAKTPLWMAERLRRSGVRPVSLLVDITQYVMLELGQPMHAYDLGTLQGSIAVRRSRAGEAIKLLDGRDAVLDDSFLVVTDADRAVGLAGLMGGFDTRVTDDTTAVFLEAAHFAPAAIMGRGRKLGLHTDAGHRFERGVDPALPRTAIEYATRLVLDLAGGTPAPVTEAVREADLPPPATIILRRARITRVLGITIEDAEVERILRALGMGVTAAGEGWQVTAPSRRFDIAIEEDLIEELARIHGYEQIPTTLPGGAARVAMPTETQLDVLSVRRQLIARDLQETLNFAFVDDALLTQWQLRDNLVPLANPLSAELAVMRPALLPGLVATLGRNAARQLARVRLFEVGRVFAQQAGEGQPAPLETPRVAAAICGDAQSVQWGLPTRKVDFHDLKGDLESLAAASGAVLEFRPSTRAFGHPARSAEVYRDGVVIGWIGQIHPRLAKAMDIEADVYAFELDLEALSARALPRAGELSRFPAVRRDLAFLVPEQVAWSDLAATIRQAAGPLLRELNLFDRYVGQGVEPGFKSLAMGLILQDKSRTLTDRDVEAVVAEAVTAIEREHHARIRG, encoded by the coding sequence ATGAAATTCTCCGAAAACTGGCTGCGCAGCCACGTCCCGACCTCCGCCACGCGCGATGAACTGAGCGCGGTGCTCACCGCCATCGGCCTGGAAGTGGAAGAAGTGACCGCGCTCGGCAACGGCCTGCAGCACGTGGTCGTGGCACGCATCGTCGAGGCCGTGCGCCATCCCGAAGCCGACCGCCTGCAGGTGTGCAAGGTTGATGCAGGGCAGGGCGAACTGCTGCAGATCGTCTGCGGTGCGCCCAACGCGCGCCCGGGCCTGGTCGCGCCGCTGGCCATGGTCGGCGCGCAGATCGGCGATCTGAAGATCAAGCCGGCCAAGCTGCGCGGCGTCGAATCCAACGGCATGCTGTGCTCGGCCAAGGAACTGGGCCTGGACACCGATGCCTCGGGCCTGCTGGAGCTGCCTGATGATGCGCCGGTCGGCCAGGCCCTGGTCGAGTACCTCGGCCTGCCCGACGCCAGCATCGAAATCAAGCTGACCCCCAACCGCGCCGATTGCTTCAGCGTGCGCGGCATCGCCTACGACGTGGCCGCGGCCACCCGCAGCGAAGTGCTGGATTTCGCCGCCGACGCCATTGCGGCGGTCGGCAGCCGCGAGCTGTCCATCCAGCTCGACGCCGGCGCCGAAGCGCCGCGTTACCTGGGCCGTGTCATCGAGGGCGTCAACGCCGCCGCCAAGACCCCGCTGTGGATGGCCGAGCGCCTGCGCCGCAGCGGCGTGCGCCCGGTGTCGCTGCTGGTCGACATCACCCAGTACGTGATGCTGGAACTGGGCCAGCCGATGCACGCCTATGACCTGGGCACCCTGCAGGGCAGCATCGCCGTGCGCCGTTCGCGTGCCGGCGAAGCGATCAAGCTGCTGGACGGCCGCGATGCGGTGCTGGACGACAGCTTCCTGGTGGTGACCGACGCCGACCGTGCCGTCGGCCTGGCCGGCCTGATGGGCGGCTTCGATACCCGCGTCACCGACGACACCACCGCCGTGTTCCTGGAGGCTGCGCACTTCGCGCCGGCCGCCATCATGGGCCGTGGCCGCAAGCTGGGCCTGCACACCGATGCCGGCCATCGCTTCGAGCGTGGTGTTGATCCGGCGCTGCCGCGTACCGCCATCGAATACGCCACCCGCCTGGTGCTGGACCTGGCCGGCGGTACCCCGGCGCCGGTCACCGAGGCCGTGCGTGAGGCCGATCTGCCGCCGCCGGCGACGATCATCCTGCGTCGTGCCCGCATCACCCGCGTGCTGGGCATCACCATTGAAGACGCCGAGGTCGAGCGCATCCTGCGCGCGCTGGGCATGGGCGTGACCGCGGCCGGCGAAGGCTGGCAGGTGACCGCGCCGAGCCGTCGCTTCGATATCGCCATCGAAGAAGACCTGATCGAGGAACTGGCGCGCATCCACGGCTACGAGCAGATCCCGACCACCCTGCCGGGTGGCGCGGCGCGCGTGGCGATGCCGACCGAGACCCAGCTGGACGTGCTCAGCGTGCGCCGCCAGCTGATCGCCCGCGATCTGCAGGAAACCCTGAATTTCGCCTTCGTCGATGATGCGCTGCTGACCCAGTGGCAGCTGCGCGACAACCTGGTGCCGCTGGCCAACCCGCTGTCGGCCGAGCTGGCGGTGATGCGCCCGGCGCTGCTGCCGGGCCTGGTCGCCACCCTGGGCCGCAATGCCGCCCGCCAGCTGGCCCGCGTGCGCCTGTTCGAAGTGGGCCGGGTGTTCGCCCAGCAGGCTGGCGAAGGCCAGCCGGCACCCCTGGAAACCCCGCGCGTGGCGGCCGCCATCTGTGGCGATGCGCAGTCCGTGCAGTGGGGCCTGCCGACCCGCAAGGTCGATTTCCATGACCTGAAGGGCGACCTGGAATCGTTGGCCGCCGCCAGCGGTGCCGTGCTTGAATTCCGCCCGTCCACCCGTGCCTTCGGCCACCCGGCCCGTTCGGCCGAGGTGTACCGCGATGGCGTGGTGATCGGCTGGATCGGCCAGATCCATCCGCGCCTGGCCAAGGCCATGGACATCGAGGCTGACGTCTACGCCTTCGAACTGGACCTGGAGGCACTGTCCGCCCGTGCGCTGCCGCGTGCCGGCGAGCTGTCGCGCTTCCCGGCGGTGCGCCGCGACCTGGCGTTCCTGGTGCCTGAACAGGTGGCCTGGAGCGACCTGGCAGCGACCATCCGGCAGGCCGCTGGCCCGCTGCTGCGCGAGCTGAACCTGTTCGACCGTTACGTCGGCCAGGGTGTCGAGCCTGGGTTCAAGAGTCTCGCTATGGGCTTGATTTTGCAGGACAAGTCGCGCACTCTGACGGACCGCGACGTGGAAGCGGTGGTGGCCGAGGCGGTCACTGCGATCGAGCGTGAACACCACGCCCGGATCCGCGGCTGA
- the pheS gene encoding phenylalanine--tRNA ligase subunit alpha produces the protein MSDIQSLTTQALADVAAAQSPDVLEQLRVALLGKSGSITAQLKQLGALPADERKAAGEAINQARDALSSALGERKAVLENAALDARLAAEAIDITLPGRNGDRAGLHPITRTLERITGIFGRLGYELSEGPEIEDDWHNFEALNFPPHHPARAMHDTFYFGDGRLLRTHTSGVQVRYMGEHQPPLRMIAAGKVYRSDSDQTHSPMFHQVEGLLVDEHSTFADLKGTLAEFVRAFFERDFEMRFRPSYFPFVEPGAEVDIAWQQPDGSTRWLEVLGCGMVHPNVLRNVGIDPERYTGFAFGLGVERFAMLRYGVNDLRAFFENDVRFLKQFA, from the coding sequence ATGAGCGACATCCAATCCCTCACCACTCAGGCGCTGGCCGATGTGGCCGCCGCACAGAGCCCCGACGTGCTGGAACAGCTGCGCGTGGCCCTGCTCGGCAAGAGCGGCAGCATCACCGCCCAGCTCAAGCAGCTCGGCGCCCTGCCGGCCGACGAGCGCAAGGCCGCCGGTGAAGCCATCAACCAGGCCCGTGACGCGCTGTCCAGCGCGCTGGGCGAGCGCAAGGCCGTGCTGGAAAACGCCGCACTGGATGCGCGCCTGGCCGCCGAAGCGATCGACATCACCCTGCCGGGCCGCAACGGCGACCGTGCCGGCCTGCACCCCATCACCCGCACCCTGGAACGCATCACCGGCATCTTCGGCCGGTTGGGCTACGAGCTGTCCGAGGGTCCGGAGATCGAGGACGACTGGCACAACTTCGAAGCGCTGAACTTCCCGCCGCACCACCCGGCGCGTGCCATGCACGACACCTTCTACTTCGGCGACGGCCGCCTGCTGCGCACGCATACCTCCGGTGTGCAGGTGCGCTACATGGGCGAGCACCAGCCGCCGCTGCGCATGATCGCTGCCGGCAAGGTGTACCGCAGCGACAGCGACCAGACCCATTCGCCGATGTTCCACCAGGTCGAAGGCCTGCTGGTGGATGAGCATTCCACCTTCGCCGACCTGAAGGGCACGCTGGCCGAGTTCGTGCGTGCCTTCTTCGAGCGCGATTTCGAAATGCGCTTCCGCCCCAGCTACTTCCCGTTCGTCGAACCCGGCGCGGAAGTGGACATCGCCTGGCAGCAGCCCGACGGCAGCACCCGCTGGCTGGAAGTGCTCGGCTGCGGCATGGTCCACCCGAACGTGCTGCGCAACGTCGGCATCGATCCGGAACGCTACACCGGCTTCGCCTTCGGGCTGGGCGTGGAGCGCTTCGCGATGCTGCGTTACGGCGTCAACGACCTGCGCGCGTTCTTCGAGAACGACGTGCGGTTCCTGAAGCAGTTCGCGTAA
- the rplT gene encoding 50S ribosomal protein L20, whose amino-acid sequence MARVKRGVQARRRHKKILDLAKGYYNARRKVFRVAKQAVIKAQQYAYIGRKQKKRNFRSLWITRINAAARINGLSYSRFMNGLLKAGITLDRKVLADIAVHDAAGFAALAEKAKGALAA is encoded by the coding sequence ATGGCACGAGTTAAGCGTGGCGTACAGGCGCGTCGCCGCCACAAGAAAATCCTTGATCTGGCGAAGGGCTACTACAATGCCCGTCGCAAGGTCTTCCGCGTCGCCAAGCAGGCGGTCATCAAGGCACAGCAGTACGCCTACATCGGCCGTAAGCAGAAGAAGCGCAACTTCCGTTCGCTGTGGATCACCCGTATCAATGCGGCTGCCCGCATCAACGGCCTGAGCTACAGCCGCTTCATGAACGGCCTGCTGAAGGCCGGCATCACCCTGGACCGCAAGGTCCTGGCTGATATCGCCGTGCACGACGCAGCTGGTTTTGCTGCACTGGCCGAAAAGGCCAAGGGCGCACTGGCGGCATAA
- the rpmI gene encoding 50S ribosomal protein L35 gives MPKIKTNRAAAKRFRKTASGKYKCGHANRSHILTKKATKRKRNLRQTGHVRAEDAGRLDRMLPYL, from the coding sequence ATGCCCAAGATCAAGACCAACCGGGCAGCGGCCAAGCGTTTCCGCAAGACCGCCTCGGGCAAGTACAAGTGCGGCCACGCCAACCGTAGCCACATCCTCACGAAGAAAGCGACCAAGCGTAAGCGTAATCTGCGTCAGACGGGCCATGTCCGTGCAGAAGACGCAGGCCGTCTGGACCGCATGCTCCCTTACCTCTGA
- the infC gene encoding translation initiation factor IF-3, producing the protein MSTPDNKQNRKNQEIRVPRVRVIGSDGEMIGVLSRDEALSMAEDEGLDLVEIQPQADPPVCKIMDFGKFKFEAQKKASEAKKKTKQVEIKEVKFRPVTDEGDYQIKLRKMRGFLEEGDKIKVNIRFRGREMSHQELGREMANRIETDLGEDIVIESRPRLEGRQMVMMIAPKKKT; encoded by the coding sequence ATCAGCACCCCTGACAACAAACAGAACCGCAAGAATCAGGAAATCCGTGTGCCGCGCGTCCGCGTGATCGGCAGTGACGGAGAAATGATCGGCGTGTTGTCGCGCGACGAAGCGCTGTCCATGGCCGAAGATGAAGGCCTGGACCTGGTTGAAATCCAGCCGCAGGCCGATCCGCCGGTCTGCAAGATCATGGATTTCGGCAAGTTCAAGTTCGAAGCGCAGAAGAAGGCCAGCGAGGCCAAGAAGAAGACCAAGCAGGTCGAGATCAAGGAAGTGAAGTTCCGTCCGGTCACGGACGAGGGCGACTACCAGATCAAGCTGCGCAAGATGCGCGGTTTCCTTGAGGAAGGCGACAAGATCAAGGTCAACATCCGCTTCCGTGGCCGTGAAATGAGCCACCAGGAACTGGGTCGCGAGATGGCCAACCGGATCGAGACCGATCTGGGCGAGGACATCGTCATCGAATCCCGTCCGCGCCTGGAAGGGCGTCAGATGGTCATGATGATCGCGCCGAAGAAGAAGACCTGA